Proteins encoded by one window of Fibrobacter sp.:
- a CDS encoding transposase, translated as MAYRYSDRNQLNLFPASLEDYVGASDPVRACDAFIDALDLDELGIPLDEEKVGNSEYDPKSMLKLLVYGYSYGHFCGRKLERALHHNVSFMWLWVAFVQITGQSLDSVENMKKH; from the coding sequence TTGGCGTATCGATATAGTGATAGGAATCAATTAAATCTATTTCCTGCTTCGTTAGAAGATTATGTTGGAGCATCGGATCCGGTACGAGCATGCGATGCGTTTATCGATGCTTTGGATCTCGATGAATTAGGGATACCTTTGGATGAGGAAAAAGTCGGTAACAGTGAGTATGATCCAAAAAGCATGCTGAAACTCCTTGTATATGGCTATTCATATGGGCATTTCTGTGGCCGTAAATTGGAAAGAGCATTGCACCACAATGTTTCTTTCATGTGGCTATGGGTGGCCTTCGTCCAGATTACCGGACAATCACTCGATTCCGTCGAAAACATGAAAAAGCACTAA
- a CDS encoding transposase — MLKAVEKRIQDILEECERIDNEEESLESLVRLKDELAEKQNLVERVKSIAHRVSQQCPLKDGSPSINVVDSDSKPMHSKKGSFSGYNAQAVTDSKHGIIISMDVVNDRNDSQQLKKQIEQGEILLINNAKQ, encoded by the coding sequence GTGCTCAAAGCTGTTGAAAAGAGAATCCAAGATATATTGGAAGAATGCGAACGAATAGATAACGAAGAAGAATCGCTTGAATCGTTGGTTCGATTAAAGGATGAGCTTGCAGAGAAGCAAAATCTTGTAGAACGTGTCAAATCCATCGCACATCGTGTATCCCAGCAATGTCCATTAAAAGATGGAAGTCCCTCAATAAATGTAGTTGATTCGGATAGTAAACCGATGCATTCTAAAAAGGGGAGTTTTAGTGGTTACAATGCGCAAGCAGTAACAGATAGTAAGCACGGGATAATCATTTCTATGGACGTGGTCAATGATCGAAATGATTCACAACAATTGAAAAAGCAAATTGAGCAAGGCGAGATATTATT